A region of Methanocorpusculum labreanum Z DNA encodes the following proteins:
- a CDS encoding ABC transporter permease, protein MSEENTSLWQKIYSPMILSLAVRNLKLNKFRTILSMIGIVIGVFAICGMGMISAGFTEEMNSMISDTADTLTITPIGEKVIDGTTTTGFSTKDLRDIESAVKSVTKEYEFIPMYSSSKYIYIGKETTMATISGMDSSDITKLATLIQGTLPRGATNVIVGETFAEDNNLRLGSRMIMLDSSGQEVTCRVVGIMEDTGQLTFGFSTNNAVVGSIEWYTSLVGDNHGLYDKVIVKAYDPTELNAIDAAIEKKMNGKEDKDSDDTVYILNSYEIMAVFDDIMSMSSIFTTIISGISLLVAAVAIVNVMLMSVKERTREVGILRSIGTYRSQILQMFLYEAGLIGLIGAIVGTVLALIAAPIMLMAMIGSLDAMLTASVLVYVPIGILIGLIVCLISGLYPAWKAANLNPVEAMATD, encoded by the coding sequence ATGAGTGAAGAAAACACATCGCTCTGGCAGAAAATCTACTCGCCGATGATCCTCTCCCTTGCGGTCAGAAACCTGAAACTGAACAAATTCAGAACCATCCTTTCGATGATCGGTATCGTGATCGGCGTTTTCGCCATCTGCGGTATGGGAATGATCAGCGCAGGGTTCACCGAAGAGATGAACTCAATGATCTCCGACACTGCAGACACGCTGACGATCACCCCGATCGGCGAGAAAGTCATCGATGGAACGACAACGACGGGCTTCTCCACCAAGGATCTTCGAGACATAGAGTCTGCGGTAAAATCGGTCACCAAAGAATACGAATTCATTCCTATGTACTCATCGAGTAAGTACATATATATCGGAAAGGAGACCACCATGGCCACGATATCCGGAATGGATTCAAGCGACATCACAAAGCTTGCAACGCTGATCCAGGGAACCCTTCCGCGCGGAGCAACCAACGTTATCGTCGGCGAGACGTTTGCCGAAGACAATAATCTCAGGCTTGGAAGCCGGATGATCATGCTCGATTCGAGCGGTCAGGAAGTTACCTGCAGAGTTGTCGGTATCATGGAGGATACCGGACAGCTGACGTTCGGGTTCTCCACGAACAATGCGGTCGTCGGTTCGATCGAGTGGTATACCTCGCTCGTCGGAGACAATCACGGCCTGTACGACAAGGTCATCGTCAAAGCATACGATCCAACGGAACTGAACGCGATCGATGCCGCCATCGAGAAGAAGATGAACGGCAAGGAGGACAAAGACTCGGATGATACGGTCTACATCCTGAACTCGTATGAGATCATGGCAGTCTTTGACGACATCATGTCCATGTCCAGTATCTTCACGACGATCATCAGCGGGATTTCGCTTCTGGTCGCTGCTGTCGCAATTGTCAATGTGATGTTGATGAGTGTGAAGGAACGGACACGCGAGGTCGGTATTCTCAGAAGTATTGGAACCTACCGGAGCCAGATCCTGCAGATGTTTTTGTATGAAGCAGGACTCATCGGTCTGATCGGGGCAATCGTTGGAACCGTGCTCGCACTGATCGCAGCACCGATTATGCTGATGGCGATGATCGGATCACTGGATGCGATGCTGACAGCGTCCGTTCTTGTCTATGTGCCGATCGGCATTCTCATCGGTTTGATCGTCTGCCTGATTTCCGGTCTTTACCCGGCTTGGAAAGCAGCCAATCTCAATCCGGTCGAAGCAATGGCGACCGACTGA
- a CDS encoding GIY-YIG nuclease family protein produces MDKGIYCLILACADPCKVKIGALGSVEFQKGWYLYAGSALGSGGLSRVSRHIRFFHERYRKPKWHIDYLMAADEITLTGVVCAKTEERLECVLAKNIGGYSIADFGCSDCSCASHLFYRTDPPETEVARAFEKTGLVPIHHLIR; encoded by the coding sequence ATGGATAAGGGCATTTACTGTCTTATCCTCGCGTGTGCAGACCCCTGCAAGGTCAAAATCGGGGCACTGGGATCCGTGGAATTCCAGAAAGGCTGGTATCTGTATGCCGGTTCGGCGCTTGGTTCGGGCGGACTCTCCAGAGTTTCCCGGCATATTAGGTTTTTTCATGAACGATACCGAAAACCCAAATGGCACATCGATTATCTGATGGCAGCCGATGAAATCACCCTTACAGGAGTCGTCTGTGCAAAAACCGAAGAACGCCTCGAGTGCGTTCTCGCAAAAAACATCGGCGGATACAGCATAGCAGACTTCGGCTGCTCGGATTGTTCCTGTGCATCACACCTGTTCTACAGAACGGATCCGCCGGAGACGGAAGTCGCCCGTGCTTTTGAGAAAACGGGACTTGTTCCGATCCATCATCTGATCCGGTAG
- a CDS encoding MBL fold metallo-hydrolase, which produces MSEAIIWLPGTGWRANSYIAGNILVDAAVSINAVQPYREQIDTIVLTHGHYDHMVNLVRLAEFCNAKVMIGEYDLPLLKDSQLSLSNTFGGETPKYPAEILKDGDRVKDFTVYHTPGHTHGSICLFRETDGALISGDTIFPNGSFGRYDLPTGNHAELVSSINRIAELPVESLWPGHEMPVVTDAKRHVLLSKYDVVRYG; this is translated from the coding sequence ATGAGCGAAGCGATAATCTGGCTTCCAGGCACTGGCTGGAGAGCGAATTCCTATATCGCCGGAAACATCCTTGTCGATGCAGCCGTCTCGATCAATGCGGTACAACCATACAGAGAACAGATCGACACGATCGTTCTGACGCACGGACATTATGACCACATGGTAAATCTGGTCAGACTCGCGGAGTTCTGTAACGCGAAGGTCATGATCGGCGAGTATGATCTGCCGTTATTAAAGGATTCTCAACTCAGCCTCTCGAATACATTCGGGGGGGAGACGCCGAAGTATCCGGCTGAGATCTTAAAAGACGGAGACAGGGTCAAAGACTTCACCGTGTATCACACGCCGGGACACACACACGGGAGCATCTGTCTCTTTCGAGAGACGGACGGAGCATTGATTTCCGGCGACACAATCTTTCCCAACGGTTCATTCGGACGTTACGATCTGCCGACAGGAAACCATGCAGAGCTGGTCAGTTCCATCAACCGAATCGCAGAACTGCCGGTGGAATCTCTTTGGCCCGGACATGAGATGCCGGTCGTAACCGACGCAAAACGCCATGTCCTCCTGTCGAAATACGATGTTGTAAGATATGGATAA
- a CDS encoding TetR/AcrR family transcriptional regulator translates to MTDQTQRDRRFMKTEKAIRSSFIDLVAKKGFDELSVKDIVDAADIGRGTFYLHYKDKYDLLESFEIEIGTNLREIIRGEVFPLTEGRTLTKTVVALFTYFEENILIMRALFGEKGSCSFQSRLKDRLWHDVFAEKLVTVALQDSFSVPLDYLLAYINASHFNVFLTWIQKEKPEREPPEEIARIILKISLLSPYRIR, encoded by the coding sequence ATGACAGACCAAACTCAAAGAGACCGGCGGTTTATGAAAACCGAGAAGGCGATCCGTTCCTCATTCATAGACCTAGTGGCGAAAAAAGGCTTTGATGAGTTGTCGGTCAAGGATATCGTGGATGCCGCCGATATCGGCAGAGGGACTTTTTACCTGCATTATAAGGACAAGTATGATCTTCTCGAATCGTTCGAGATCGAGATCGGCACCAATCTCCGGGAGATCATCCGGGGAGAGGTATTTCCGCTGACCGAGGGCCGCACACTTACGAAAACGGTCGTGGCCCTCTTCACGTATTTTGAAGAGAACATCCTGATCATGCGGGCGCTGTTTGGAGAGAAAGGCTCCTGTTCGTTCCAGAGCAGACTCAAAGACCGTCTCTGGCATGATGTTTTTGCGGAAAAACTCGTTACTGTGGCCTTGCAGGACAGTTTTTCCGTCCCGCTTGATTATCTTCTGGCGTACATCAACGCATCGCATTTCAATGTGTTTCTGACCTGGATTCAGAAAGAAAAACCCGAACGGGAGCCTCCGGAGGAGATCGCCCGGATCATTCTAAAAATCAGTCTTCTTTCGCCCTACCGGATCAGATGA
- the thiC gene encoding phosphomethylpyrimidine synthase ThiC: MHSIIQNCLHGDLSDICEAAKSEGMTPEALSRNIIAGRTILLKNEAREYKPCVIGEGATVKINVNIGTSGVTCDPAKEMVKAKAAIQNGADAIMDLSTGGDLAAIRKEILKLGIPVGTVPIYEAVRRAGNVVDLTADILFSVILDQAKQGVDFMTLHCGVNLDVLDALTLDPRVMGVVSRGGSFHTAMMLSSGEENPLYKEYDYLLEILDEYEISLSLGDGMRPGAYVDSSKLAKSQEYLTLGKLARRAKDKGVQRMIEGPGHMDYNEISYNVKMIKEITDFAPLYLLGPLVTDIAPGYDHITGAIGGAAAACAGADFLCMVSPSEHLALPNVDDIIEGTRVCKVAAHVGDLSRRRDVELPRQAKMAEARKNLDWQAQYDLSLFGGHAKEIHDRDGECETCSMCGDLCAIKIVEKALEKKI, translated from the coding sequence ATGCATTCCATCATCCAGAACTGCCTCCACGGAGATTTATCCGATATTTGCGAGGCTGCAAAATCCGAGGGAATGACGCCGGAGGCCCTGTCCAGGAATATCATAGCAGGCCGGACCATTCTTCTGAAAAACGAGGCACGTGAATATAAACCGTGTGTGATCGGCGAGGGAGCGACCGTCAAGATCAATGTAAATATCGGAACATCCGGCGTCACCTGCGATCCGGCAAAGGAGATGGTGAAAGCAAAGGCGGCGATTCAAAACGGCGCCGATGCCATAATGGATCTGTCCACGGGGGGCGATCTTGCCGCCATCCGAAAAGAGATCCTCAAACTCGGTATCCCCGTTGGGACCGTTCCGATCTACGAGGCGGTCCGCCGTGCAGGAAATGTTGTCGACTTAACGGCGGATATCCTGTTTTCCGTGATCCTCGACCAGGCAAAACAGGGCGTCGATTTCATGACGCTTCACTGCGGGGTCAATCTGGATGTGCTGGATGCCCTGACTCTCGACCCAAGAGTGATGGGGGTCGTTTCACGCGGAGGGTCGTTCCACACGGCAATGATGCTTTCAAGCGGCGAGGAGAATCCTCTCTATAAAGAATACGATTATCTTCTCGAGATCCTCGATGAATACGAGATCTCGCTCTCACTTGGCGACGGTATGCGTCCGGGAGCATATGTCGATTCAAGCAAACTTGCCAAGTCCCAGGAGTATCTGACGCTTGGCAAACTTGCCAGACGTGCCAAAGATAAAGGAGTCCAGCGGATGATCGAAGGTCCGGGACACATGGACTACAACGAGATCTCCTACAACGTGAAAATGATCAAGGAGATCACAGATTTTGCGCCGCTGTATCTTTTAGGTCCGCTGGTTACGGATATAGCTCCGGGGTATGATCATATCACAGGCGCAATCGGCGGGGCAGCAGCAGCCTGTGCTGGCGCCGATTTCCTGTGTATGGTCTCTCCGTCCGAGCATCTCGCTCTCCCCAACGTCGACGATATCATCGAGGGGACCCGGGTCTGCAAAGTTGCTGCGCATGTGGGTGACCTTTCCCGCAGAAGAGATGTCGAGCTTCCCCGTCAGGCGAAAATGGCCGAAGCCCGCAAAAATCTCGACTGGCAGGCTCAGTATGATCTCTCTCTTTTTGGCGGACATGCTAAAGAGATCCATGATCGGGACGGGGAATGCGAAACCTGTTCGATGTGCGGGGATCTTTGCGCGATAAAGATCGTTGAAAAAGCTCTGGAAAAAAAGATCTGA
- the npdG gene encoding NADPH-dependent F420 reductase has protein sequence MTEMEKNATRYKVGIIGGTGNIGEGLARRICISGKYDVSLGSRDPAKAATAADGVTCCLAERKCEIGGTCSGGSNASVCDADIIILSVPFDKIESTIETIGKSVFENKIVVSLINPMLRFPKEKYFLPDRPAEGSAALAIQKMLPASAKLTTAFNNVASGKWMELDEELDYSVCVCGDDEEAKRIVMDLVASVSKLVPLDAGPLACAATIESITPLVITLAMRNGLKDVGVYFR, from the coding sequence ATGACCGAAATGGAAAAAAATGCAACCCGGTATAAAGTTGGAATTATCGGCGGAACCGGCAATATCGGTGAGGGTCTTGCCCGCCGTATCTGTATCAGCGGTAAATACGATGTCTCGCTTGGATCCCGTGACCCGGCGAAAGCGGCAACTGCCGCCGACGGCGTAACCTGCTGTCTTGCCGAGCGTAAATGCGAGATCGGCGGAACCTGCAGCGGAGGATCGAATGCAAGCGTGTGTGATGCAGATATCATTATCCTCTCCGTACCGTTCGATAAGATCGAATCGACCATCGAAACCATCGGCAAATCCGTTTTCGAAAATAAGATCGTGGTCTCGCTGATCAATCCGATGCTCCGCTTCCCAAAAGAGAAATACTTCCTACCTGACCGCCCTGCTGAAGGTTCGGCCGCTCTTGCGATCCAAAAGATGCTTCCGGCATCGGCAAAACTCACGACCGCCTTCAACAATGTTGCTTCCGGCAAATGGATGGAGCTCGATGAGGAGCTTGATTACTCTGTCTGTGTCTGCGGAGATGACGAGGAAGCAAAACGGATCGTTATGGATCTTGTTGCAAGCGTTTCAAAACTCGTTCCGCTGGATGCCGGCCCGCTTGCCTGTGCAGCAACGATTGAAAGCATCACTCCGCTCGTCATCACTCTTGCCATGAGAAACGGCCTGAAGGATGTCGGCGTGTACTTTAGATAA
- the fmt gene encoding methionyl-tRNA formyltransferase, whose protein sequence is MRVLFMGTPEYALSSLRAVFAKHEIVGILTRADKPNRRGNRIEFSPVKQFALEHGIPVFQPENMKDPALLEELKALSPDISVVVAYGMMIPDAILELPKHNTINLHGSLLPKYRGAAPMQYSVLNGDSETGVSIMYVTARLDAGDVIHAKSIPLDENASYGEVHDLLAELGAEALIEALDLLESGRAVRIPQDETKVTFAPSISKEECVIDWTLPATVVHNRIRGLSPIPGANTRLPDGKLLKIYKAEKVSGDYSGEPGMVVDVIKKKGPVVMTGDGAVCILSAKPEGKREMPGFEIVNGHYLKVGDRL, encoded by the coding sequence ATGCGTGTCCTTTTCATGGGGACGCCCGAGTATGCCCTTTCCTCGCTTCGTGCGGTTTTTGCAAAGCATGAGATCGTCGGTATTTTGACCCGGGCAGACAAACCGAACCGGAGAGGAAACAGGATCGAGTTCTCGCCGGTGAAGCAGTTCGCCCTCGAACACGGGATCCCGGTTTTCCAGCCTGAAAACATGAAGGATCCGGCTCTGCTCGAAGAACTGAAAGCGCTCTCGCCGGACATCTCCGTTGTTGTTGCATACGGGATGATGATCCCCGATGCGATCCTCGAACTCCCGAAGCACAACACGATAAATCTGCACGGCTCGCTTCTTCCAAAGTATCGAGGAGCTGCCCCGATGCAGTATTCAGTGCTGAACGGGGACAGTGAAACGGGGGTCTCGATCATGTACGTGACTGCCCGTCTGGATGCCGGCGATGTGATCCATGCAAAATCGATTCCGCTGGATGAAAATGCCTCCTACGGCGAGGTCCATGATTTGCTGGCGGAGCTCGGGGCGGAAGCTCTGATCGAGGCTCTCGACCTGCTCGAGTCGGGAAGAGCCGTCCGGATCCCTCAGGACGAGACGAAGGTAACGTTTGCCCCGTCCATTTCCAAAGAGGAGTGCGTGATCGACTGGACTCTGCCGGCGACAGTGGTCCACAACAGGATCCGGGGTCTATCTCCGATCCCCGGAGCAAACACACGGCTTCCTGATGGAAAACTTCTGAAGATCTACAAAGCCGAAAAGGTCTCCGGGGATTATTCCGGAGAGCCGGGAATGGTCGTCGACGTGATCAAAAAGAAAGGTCCGGTTGTGATGACGGGAGATGGCGCTGTGTGCATCCTTTCTGCAAAACCCGAAGGCAAACGCGAGATGCCGGGGTTTGAGATCGTGAACGGGCATTACCTGAAAGTCGGCGACCGGCTCTGA
- the purF gene encoding amidophosphoribosyltransferase, whose protein sequence is MCGITGITDSTDVSGSLYLALYALQHRGQESAGICTYDGETVHRYKGYGLVSEVFSGPILDGLRGKTGIGHVRYPTTGGSKPENIQPFHFMFRDHSLSLVHNGNLINTDELRYEYEGHGHIFSTTSDTEVIAAIIANEIIHDHTPDEAISYCMRKISGSYVVIFMLDGILYSFRDPLGIKPLCLGKTETGGHVLASESVALDAIGAEFIRDIRPGESVRLQGGEVFSRQVMKAKSCAHCMFEYVYFARADAVIDGVSVYDVRRKTGALLAREAPAKADLISPVPDSGTAAATGFSRESGTPFREALIKNRYTGRTFIMPSQEKREIAVRMKLNPVRGHIKDKSVVLVDDSIVRGTTSKKILSLVREFGAKELHLRIASPPIIAPCYLGTDFPTRDELIASTKSVSQVEKEIDATSLAHISLDGLIKAIGIPRQDLCLGCLTGKYPLAIPGEKEDDREIEMVDSYSCP, encoded by the coding sequence ATGTGCGGCATCACTGGCATTACCGATTCTACAGATGTATCGGGATCATTGTACTTGGCATTATATGCACTCCAGCACCGGGGTCAGGAGAGTGCAGGCATTTGTACGTATGATGGTGAGACTGTACATAGATACAAAGGATACGGGCTCGTGTCCGAGGTATTTAGCGGTCCAATCCTTGACGGGCTGAGAGGGAAAACAGGCATTGGTCATGTGAGATATCCAACGACCGGGGGATCGAAACCGGAGAACATCCAGCCGTTCCATTTTATGTTTCGGGACCATTCTCTGTCGCTTGTCCACAACGGGAACCTGATCAATACCGACGAACTCAGATATGAATACGAAGGACACGGCCACATTTTTTCAACGACTTCAGACACCGAAGTCATTGCAGCGATCATCGCAAACGAGATCATCCACGACCACACGCCTGACGAAGCGATCAGTTACTGTATGCGAAAGATCAGCGGATCATATGTCGTGATCTTTATGCTCGACGGAATTCTGTATTCTTTCCGTGATCCGCTCGGCATCAAACCACTGTGCCTCGGAAAAACCGAGACGGGAGGGCATGTTCTCGCTTCCGAAAGCGTAGCATTGGATGCGATCGGGGCCGAATTTATCAGAGACATCCGCCCCGGCGAGAGCGTTAGACTGCAGGGTGGGGAAGTTTTTTCCAGGCAAGTGATGAAAGCAAAATCCTGCGCTCACTGCATGTTCGAGTATGTCTACTTCGCACGGGCCGATGCCGTCATTGACGGGGTCTCGGTCTACGATGTGCGCAGAAAAACCGGAGCACTCCTCGCAAGGGAAGCGCCGGCAAAAGCGGATCTTATCTCGCCCGTTCCGGATTCGGGAACGGCGGCGGCGACTGGATTTTCCCGTGAATCGGGCACCCCTTTCCGTGAAGCCCTGATCAAAAATCGGTACACGGGCCGGACATTCATTATGCCGAGCCAGGAAAAACGCGAGATCGCTGTTCGGATGAAACTAAATCCGGTTCGCGGTCATATCAAAGACAAATCCGTGGTCTTAGTCGACGACAGCATCGTTAGAGGAACGACCTCGAAAAAGATCCTGTCTCTTGTGCGCGAGTTCGGTGCAAAGGAGCTCCATCTCAGAATCGCATCACCACCGATCATCGCCCCCTGTTATCTTGGAACGGATTTTCCAACAAGGGATGAACTGATCGCTTCGACGAAATCGGTCAGCCAAGTGGAAAAAGAGATCGATGCAACCAGTCTTGCGCACATCTCGCTTGACGGACTCATCAAAGCGATCGGCATTCCGCGACAGGATCTCTGTCTTGGATGTCTGACCGGGAAATACCCGCTGGCAATTCCGGGAGAAAAAGAGGACGACCGCGAGATAGAGATGGTAGACTCCTACTCCTGCCCCTGA
- a CDS encoding ABC transporter ATP-binding protein — MNSIPVVELHDVSKIYPMPAGDVHALNHVNFSIQKGEFVAIMGPSGSGKSTLMNMIGCLDVPTSGEIKINGKSTSEMTDDELTLHRRETIGFIFQKFNLISLLTAYENVEYPLILKHGHKDNTTRTRDLLRMVGLTDGQMQHTPYELSGGQQQRVSIARALANDPTFLLCDEPTGNLDSKMSMQIMDILTDLHSQGRTVVMVTHDPKTAEYAERIVIIKDGEIVDE; from the coding sequence ATGAACTCGATCCCTGTGGTCGAACTGCATGACGTCTCCAAAATCTATCCGATGCCCGCCGGAGACGTCCATGCATTAAACCACGTAAATTTCTCCATTCAGAAAGGAGAATTTGTGGCCATCATGGGACCGTCAGGTTCTGGCAAATCGACACTGATGAATATGATCGGGTGTCTGGATGTCCCAACCTCCGGCGAGATAAAAATCAACGGAAAATCGACGTCCGAGATGACCGACGACGAGCTGACCCTCCACCGGAGAGAGACGATCGGATTCATCTTCCAGAAGTTCAACCTGATCAGTCTTTTGACGGCATATGAAAACGTCGAGTATCCGCTGATCTTAAAACACGGACATAAAGATAATACGACCCGAACCAGAGATCTTCTCAGAATGGTCGGCCTCACCGACGGTCAGATGCAGCACACGCCGTATGAACTCTCCGGTGGTCAGCAGCAGAGAGTGTCCATTGCCCGGGCTCTTGCAAATGATCCGACATTCCTGTTGTGCGATGAGCCGACAGGAAATCTGGATTCAAAGATGAGTATGCAGATCATGGATATCCTGACCGATCTGCATTCCCAGGGAAGAACGGTTGTCATGGTCACGCATGATCCGAAAACGGCAGAGTATGCCGAACGTATCGTGATCATCAAGGATGGTGAGATCGTCGATGAGTGA
- a CDS encoding PAS domain S-box protein → MVEQTGEFSEILTLLRENPRGMSVTEIADATHLNRNTIARYMDNLLVSGRVEMRTFGKAKVFFLSKRVPVSAMLNLSSEMVLLIDADLKVIQANESLVSFLSAEADDIVGKYVYDSACKTFCNDVLTDQIRAALQGETVRSELRLLKNGTDCYLDQRIYPMVLPDGRPGVTVVWDDITENVNSADALEQSEAMFRRLVETIHDVIWSLDENFCIQYISPQITNVTGYSPEELTGRKFSEFMPAGAAARFNWELASAVSRENGFMLPEFPFICKDKRKIYCEFSGSPVLLEEDSIFLGYNGALRDVTDRRDAELGAKRWKRFLDGVMNNIPAIITVIGMESREYYYVNKSAEKFLQKSRAELSQMTSKEILAKIGSIRLTEAHDTVALTGKEARVFEDRIVVNGETRYISAQVIPMNLSVDRQYLLTIVNDITEEDADRQRQMMSRELAFILEGVSSTKEMWDPLLDMLPKISGFESVAVYQLSIFDDYTMFRSRNGRFAPAIHTNSMIHRIIRKGEPVIFDKHRMKLLPENTVSPMDQAKSLVLMPVLFEGRAVACVILGSKTALAPDTVRRTLLLSTAFQISTVASRCLVQEKLQRERDRTRSYLDVAGVLLVAVNRDGNVEMLNKYGTKILGYTEAELMGRNWFTTVIPEKARQRRIDGFQKLIAGNFHEDDYVYEGVVRCKDGTEKNLRWRNTPVREECGSISGIVSSGEVV, encoded by the coding sequence ATGGTAGAGCAGACAGGCGAATTCTCCGAAATTCTTACACTTTTACGAGAGAACCCGCGAGGGATGTCCGTCACAGAGATCGCCGATGCCACGCACCTGAACCGGAACACCATAGCACGATATATGGATAACCTGCTCGTGTCCGGACGGGTCGAAATGCGCACCTTCGGAAAAGCCAAAGTCTTTTTCTTATCAAAAAGGGTCCCAGTATCCGCGATGCTCAACCTTTCCTCCGAGATGGTGCTCCTGATCGATGCCGATCTCAAAGTCATTCAGGCAAATGAGTCATTAGTATCGTTTCTCTCCGCAGAAGCCGATGATATCGTTGGAAAATATGTGTACGACAGTGCCTGCAAAACGTTCTGCAACGATGTGCTCACCGACCAGATAAGAGCAGCCCTTCAGGGAGAGACGGTCAGGAGTGAACTGCGCCTTTTGAAGAACGGGACAGACTGTTATCTTGATCAGCGAATATATCCCATGGTCCTTCCCGACGGACGACCCGGCGTAACGGTCGTCTGGGACGATATCACGGAAAATGTAAACTCGGCGGATGCTCTCGAACAAAGCGAAGCGATGTTTCGGCGTCTCGTTGAAACGATCCATGACGTCATCTGGTCGCTGGATGAAAATTTCTGTATCCAGTACATAAGTCCGCAAATTACCAATGTGACCGGATACTCGCCCGAGGAACTTACCGGGCGCAAATTTTCTGAATTTATGCCGGCAGGAGCGGCGGCCCGTTTCAACTGGGAACTTGCGTCAGCAGTATCCCGGGAAAACGGATTCATGCTTCCCGAGTTCCCCTTTATCTGCAAAGATAAACGAAAGATCTACTGCGAGTTTTCCGGATCGCCCGTTCTTCTCGAAGAAGACTCCATCTTCCTTGGATACAACGGGGCACTTCGCGACGTGACCGACCGGAGAGATGCGGAGCTCGGGGCAAAACGGTGGAAACGGTTTTTGGACGGTGTGATGAACAATATCCCTGCGATCATCACCGTAATCGGGATGGAGTCACGGGAATACTATTACGTCAACAAATCCGCCGAGAAGTTCCTGCAGAAGTCAAGAGCGGAACTTTCCCAGATGACTTCAAAAGAGATCCTGGCAAAAATCGGATCGATCCGTTTAACGGAAGCCCATGACACGGTGGCTTTGACCGGCAAAGAGGCACGAGTCTTTGAAGACAGGATCGTGGTCAACGGGGAGACCAGATACATCTCGGCCCAGGTCATCCCCATGAATCTCTCGGTCGACCGACAGTATCTGCTGACGATCGTGAACGACATCACCGAAGAGGATGCAGACCGGCAGCGGCAGATGATGAGCAGGGAACTTGCCTTCATTCTGGAAGGCGTATCCTCTACCAAAGAGATGTGGGATCCGCTTCTTGATATGCTCCCGAAGATCTCCGGCTTCGAGTCGGTGGCAGTGTATCAGTTGAGCATCTTCGATGACTATACGATGTTCAGGTCGAGAAACGGCAGATTCGCCCCTGCGATCCATACCAATTCCATGATCCACCGGATCATCAGAAAAGGCGAACCGGTCATCTTCGACAAACACCGGATGAAACTCCTGCCGGAGAACACCGTTTCTCCGATGGATCAGGCAAAATCACTTGTACTGATGCCGGTCCTTTTCGAAGGAAGGGCAGTTGCCTGCGTGATCCTTGGATCGAAAACGGCACTCGCGCCGGACACTGTCCGGAGAACACTTCTTTTATCCACCGCATTCCAGATCAGCACCGTTGCATCAAGATGTCTGGTCCAGGAAAAACTCCAGCGGGAACGCGACCGGACGAGAAGCTATCTCGATGTGGCCGGCGTTCTGCTTGTCGCAGTCAACCGTGACGGAAACGTCGAGATGCTCAACAAATACGGTACGAAAATTCTCGGCTACACCGAAGCGGAACTGATGGGAAGGAACTGGTTTACGACCGTGATCCCCGAAAAGGCGAGACAGAGAAGAATCGACGGATTCCAAAAACTCATTGCAGGAAATTTCCACGAAGATGATTACGTGTATGAGGGGGTCGTCCGCTGTAAAGACGGAACGGAAAAGAACCTCAGATGGAGAAATACCCCGGTTCGCGAAGAGTGCGGGAGTATCTCCGGCATTGTTTCATCCGGAGAAGTAGTGTAG
- a CDS encoding pyruvoyl-dependent arginine decarboxylase — protein MVVPKKVFFTRGKGVHKDQLVSFEMALRNAGIAPFNLVYVSSIMPPDAEIVSRDEGLSALRPGEIVYCVMAKNTSNEPNETISAAIGLAVPQIHDKQHGYLSEHHCVGLSEKQCGAYAEELARTMLDTIMQKQGGNILKTSNISIAAETDQDGNWTTVVATAVFVC, from the coding sequence ATGGTAGTTCCCAAAAAAGTATTTTTCACCCGAGGAAAAGGCGTGCATAAAGATCAGCTCGTTTCCTTCGAGATGGCCCTAAGAAACGCAGGAATCGCCCCATTCAATCTGGTCTACGTATCTTCCATTATGCCGCCGGACGCAGAAATCGTCTCGCGCGACGAGGGACTCTCTGCCTTAAGGCCGGGAGAGATCGTGTACTGTGTGATGGCAAAAAACACATCAAACGAACCAAATGAGACAATATCGGCAGCTATCGGACTTGCTGTCCCTCAGATTCACGACAAGCAGCACGGGTACCTTTCGGAGCATCACTGTGTTGGACTCTCGGAAAAACAGTGCGGAGCATATGCCGAAGAACTCGCCAGAACGATGCTGGATACAATCATGCAGAAACAGGGCGGCAATATTCTGAAAACGAGCAATATCAGTATTGCTGCCGAGACGGATCAAGACGGCAACTGGACAACCGTTGTCGCAACGGCGGTCTTCGTCTGTTAA